A portion of the Shimia isoporae genome contains these proteins:
- a CDS encoding thiazole synthase gives MRSFYGTDLTNPLMLGTAQYPSPAILKEAFAASGAAVATVSLRREGAGGTGQAFWQMIQALGVQILPNTAGCHTVKEAVTTARMAREVFGTNWIKLELIGHTDSLQPDVFQLVETARILADDGFQVFPYTTEDLIVGERLLKAGCEVLMPWGAPIGSGRGLSNKYALRAMRAEFPDVPLVVDAGIGLPSHAAQAMELGYDAVLLNTAVARAGDPVAMARAMMAAIEAGQLAHQADPIEARDMAEPSTPVIGKAFLS, from the coding sequence ATGCGCTCTTTCTACGGCACCGATCTTACCAACCCTCTCATGTTGGGCACAGCCCAATATCCCAGTCCGGCGATCTTGAAAGAGGCGTTTGCCGCATCAGGCGCCGCTGTCGCAACTGTCTCGCTCCGGCGCGAAGGCGCGGGAGGAACAGGGCAAGCGTTTTGGCAAATGATTCAGGCCCTCGGCGTTCAAATTCTACCAAATACCGCTGGATGTCATACCGTCAAAGAGGCCGTGACAACAGCCCGGATGGCGCGCGAGGTATTTGGCACCAACTGGATCAAGCTTGAGCTCATAGGTCACACCGACAGCCTGCAACCGGATGTTTTCCAACTCGTGGAGACCGCTCGCATCCTCGCTGACGACGGCTTCCAGGTGTTTCCATACACGACAGAAGATCTCATTGTCGGCGAACGCCTGCTTAAAGCTGGCTGCGAAGTTCTCATGCCATGGGGAGCGCCCATCGGCTCTGGTCGCGGCCTCTCCAACAAATACGCCCTGCGTGCAATGCGCGCAGAATTTCCTGACGTCCCACTCGTGGTCGATGCAGGTATTGGCCTGCCGAGCCACGCGGCACAGGCGATGGAACTCGGATACGATGCTGTTTTGCTCAACACTGCCGTTGCGCGAGCAGGCGACCCGGTCGCGATGGCCCGCGCAATGATGGCAGCAATCGAGGCTGGGCAACTCGCACATCAGGCCGACCCGATAGAGGCCCGAGACATGGCCGAGCCCTCCACACCCGTCATTGGAAAGGCTTTCCTATCATGA
- a CDS encoding ABC transporter ATP-binding protein — protein MNKAPAVKIEGGATLQNAPLFAPLSLTLNAGEWTCLLGGSGVGKSTLLRLMCDLPTAADFKGQISASDNFLVAPRVAYMAQSDLLLPWATVAQNTLLGTRLRGGTPDTDRLERILERVGLAKHADKKPSELSGGQRQRVALARTLMEDKPVILLDEPFSALDAQTRAAMQDLAVETLSGKTVLMVTHDPTEASRLGHKIVVMTPAGLSFFAPPEAPVPRPIDDQETLTCQAALLRHLREDLS, from the coding sequence TTGAACAAGGCACCAGCAGTCAAGATCGAGGGCGGCGCAACGCTTCAGAACGCGCCGCTCTTCGCTCCCCTTTCCCTGACTTTGAATGCCGGGGAATGGACATGCCTGCTTGGTGGATCCGGCGTCGGCAAATCCACATTGCTCAGACTGATGTGCGACCTGCCCACCGCGGCAGACTTCAAAGGCCAGATCAGTGCCTCTGACAATTTTCTTGTCGCACCTCGAGTCGCTTACATGGCGCAAAGTGACCTTTTGCTACCTTGGGCGACTGTTGCGCAAAACACTTTGTTGGGTACCCGTTTGCGTGGCGGAACGCCGGACACCGACCGTTTGGAACGGATACTCGAGCGCGTCGGTTTGGCCAAACACGCTGACAAAAAACCTTCGGAGCTGTCCGGTGGCCAACGCCAACGTGTGGCTCTTGCCCGCACCTTGATGGAAGACAAACCAGTGATCCTGCTGGACGAGCCCTTCTCCGCACTCGACGCTCAGACCCGCGCCGCGATGCAGGATCTCGCGGTTGAAACCCTTTCCGGCAAAACCGTCCTGATGGTGACGCACGATCCTACCGAAGCTTCCCGACTCGGACATAAAATTGTTGTCATGACACCTGCTGGTCTCTCGTTTTTCGCCCCCCCAGAAGCGCCCGTCCCACGGCCTATTGATGACCAAGAGACACTCACGTGTCAGGCCGCACTGCTGCGCCATCTCCGGGAGGATCTTTCGTGA
- a CDS encoding enoyl ACP reductase FabMG family protein, with product MQTSIPLTSRPQNTLFGQGDIFVLFGELFGRGYATGLIDSAKAAGMEVIGITVGRRQDDGSLRALTDEELAEAETNLGGRIINIPLMAGFDMDAPEGGATPTDMLKDMTLENWQDYKLDWAAVDNCRNIGTTRFKTALDQVLAELQGMIPAGRNVFVAHTMAGGIPRAKAFMAIANRIYKGRGARHLSSQALLDSDLGKLILQNFDEVTANSFGHLLDQSADLRTHVEAGGGQIRYTAYGYHGTRILIGGNYRWQTYTSYTQGYAKMRLEGFAQSAWDKGIKATVFNCPEIRTNSSDVFAGIELSLVPLLEAFRKEGGGAWADAVWQECQALLKDDVTLESILQTVGEYQQSDAMQPFYNFAEWPMANSADQVEMTVGTSQDIVALHNDRKALVSDVLSHHVVNATGQLIFGSASQPEGPVLWLDHDLVAQQLIATN from the coding sequence ATGCAAACTTCGATCCCACTCACCTCTCGTCCCCAAAACACACTCTTCGGCCAAGGCGACATTTTTGTCTTGTTCGGTGAACTGTTCGGTCGTGGCTATGCCACCGGTTTGATTGACTCCGCCAAGGCGGCGGGCATGGAGGTGATTGGCATCACCGTCGGCAGACGGCAGGATGATGGGTCCCTGCGTGCCCTGACTGATGAAGAACTTGCAGAAGCCGAAACCAACCTCGGCGGTCGTATCATTAACATTCCGCTCATGGCTGGCTTTGACATGGATGCACCGGAGGGCGGCGCAACTCCGACTGACATGCTCAAGGACATGACCCTCGAGAACTGGCAGGACTACAAACTCGATTGGGCCGCCGTGGACAACTGCCGCAACATTGGCACGACACGCTTCAAAACCGCGCTGGATCAGGTTCTGGCAGAACTGCAGGGAATGATACCGGCTGGCCGCAACGTGTTTGTTGCGCACACAATGGCCGGAGGCATACCGCGCGCCAAGGCATTCATGGCCATTGCCAACCGCATTTACAAAGGCCGCGGTGCTCGACACCTGTCCAGCCAAGCGCTTCTGGACAGTGATCTGGGTAAACTCATTCTTCAGAACTTTGACGAGGTAACCGCCAACAGTTTTGGTCATCTGCTTGACCAATCTGCGGATTTGCGGACCCATGTCGAGGCTGGAGGCGGGCAAATCCGCTACACCGCATATGGCTATCATGGCACGCGTATTCTAATTGGCGGCAATTACCGTTGGCAGACCTACACCAGCTACACTCAGGGCTACGCAAAAATGCGCCTCGAAGGTTTTGCGCAGTCGGCATGGGACAAGGGGATCAAGGCCACAGTGTTCAACTGCCCGGAAATCCGGACCAATTCCTCTGACGTTTTTGCGGGCATCGAGCTGTCTTTGGTTCCGCTTCTTGAAGCCTTCCGGAAAGAAGGCGGCGGCGCGTGGGCCGATGCTGTTTGGCAGGAATGTCAGGCACTTCTAAAGGACGATGTGACGCTTGAGTCCATCCTTCAAACGGTTGGTGAGTACCAGCAATCCGACGCGATGCAGCCTTTCTATAACTTCGCAGAATGGCCAATGGCGAATTCTGCGGATCAGGTCGAGATGACCGTGGGTACATCGCAAGACATCGTGGCACTGCACAACGACCGCAAGGCGCTCGTCAGCGACGTTCTGAGCCATCATGTTGTGAACGCCACCGGCCAGTTGATCTTTGGCTCCGCCAGCCAGCCGGAAGGCCCGGTGCTTTGGCTGGACCACGATCTGGTCGCACAGCAACTGATCGCAACCAACTGA
- a CDS encoding TenA family protein, translated as MSDTYGRAFSLMREKAPEAWRDYTRHAFVESMKDGSLPKEAFLHYLRQDYVFLIHFSRAWALAIVKSETHEEMLGAVGTVNALVAEEMQLHVGVCEDAGISQDQLFSTNERAENLAYTRFVLEAGYSGDLLDLLAALAPCVMGYGEIGLRLAAEKTSEEYGDWIATYSSDGYQDSCKAVGKLLEEALIRRLGVSYETSPRWRRLCDTFRQATELEVGFWQMGLTP; from the coding sequence ATGAGCGATACCTACGGCCGCGCCTTCTCGCTGATGCGCGAGAAGGCACCAGAAGCATGGCGGGACTACACCCGTCATGCCTTTGTCGAAAGCATGAAAGACGGCTCACTGCCAAAAGAGGCCTTTCTACACTATCTGCGCCAAGACTATGTGTTCCTCATCCATTTCTCCCGCGCATGGGCGTTGGCAATTGTTAAGTCAGAAACCCACGAAGAAATGCTTGGCGCCGTCGGCACCGTCAACGCACTCGTGGCGGAAGAAATGCAGTTGCACGTCGGTGTTTGCGAAGACGCTGGCATCTCGCAAGATCAACTTTTTTCAACCAATGAACGCGCCGAAAACCTCGCTTACACCCGCTTTGTCCTCGAAGCCGGATACAGCGGAGATTTGCTTGATCTGCTGGCTGCACTTGCGCCTTGCGTCATGGGATATGGTGAAATCGGCTTGCGTTTGGCGGCGGAAAAGACATCCGAAGAATATGGTGATTGGATCGCGACATATTCCAGCGATGGCTACCAGGACAGCTGCAAGGCCGTAGGCAAGCTGCTCGAAGAGGCGCTGATCCGGCGGTTGGGTGTTTCCTATGAAACCTCCCCACGATGGCGCCGGCTTTGCGACACCTTCCGTCAAGCCACCGAGCTTGAGGTCGGTTTCTGGCAAATGGGCCTTACACCTTGA
- the thiS gene encoding sulfur carrier protein ThiS → MKILLNGTPRETTAKTLDVLLAECGYSGRVATAINEDFVPAAARCKTDLHDGDRIEVVAPMQGG, encoded by the coding sequence ATGAAGATTTTGCTTAACGGCACGCCCCGTGAAACCACGGCAAAAACACTGGATGTCTTACTCGCTGAGTGCGGATACTCCGGGCGCGTGGCCACAGCTATTAATGAGGACTTCGTGCCAGCTGCCGCGCGCTGCAAAACGGATCTCCATGATGGCGACCGTATCGAAGTCGTCGCGCCGATGCAGGGAGGCTGA
- a CDS encoding FAD-dependent oxidoreductase translates to MTEFSVIGAGVAGLAVATELVARGCKVQVYDPAGPPGPHGCSWWAGGMLAPWCEYENAEEAVLRLGQEAIEWWASKTRVSRQGTLVVASRRDLPDLRRFARRTEGFVEVGLQIMDLEPDLHAFSQGLFFDQEAHLDPRLALQDLYISLLSKGVIFHRTQAPKRLENAIDCRGLSARDALPDLRGVKGEMLVVRAPDVTLNRPVRLLHPRIPIYVVPRGADTFMLGATMIESEDSNRITARSMLELLSAAYALNPAFGEAEVLEIGVDLRPAFPDNLPRIRRHESTIYANGLFRHGYLLAPALARGVADLALDNQSSEMVDEDFA, encoded by the coding sequence GTGACCGAATTTTCCGTCATAGGAGCGGGCGTCGCGGGTCTTGCGGTTGCGACAGAACTGGTCGCGCGCGGTTGCAAAGTGCAGGTGTACGACCCCGCTGGGCCGCCGGGCCCGCATGGCTGCTCATGGTGGGCCGGTGGTATGTTGGCTCCATGGTGTGAATACGAAAACGCCGAGGAAGCGGTTCTTCGTCTAGGACAAGAAGCTATCGAGTGGTGGGCTTCAAAAACCCGCGTGTCACGTCAGGGCACTCTGGTTGTTGCCAGCCGGCGCGACCTTCCGGATCTGCGCCGCTTTGCTCGTCGCACCGAAGGGTTTGTGGAAGTCGGTCTGCAAATCATGGATCTTGAGCCCGATTTACACGCATTCTCGCAAGGACTGTTCTTTGATCAGGAGGCGCATCTCGATCCAAGACTCGCGCTGCAAGACCTGTATATTTCTCTTCTCTCCAAAGGTGTCATTTTCCATCGGACGCAAGCGCCCAAGCGCTTGGAAAACGCGATTGATTGCCGTGGTCTTTCGGCTCGAGACGCACTGCCGGACCTGAGAGGGGTCAAGGGAGAAATGTTGGTAGTGCGCGCGCCCGACGTGACCCTGAATCGCCCGGTACGTCTTTTGCACCCCCGCATCCCCATCTACGTCGTACCGCGGGGTGCCGACACTTTCATGCTCGGCGCGACCATGATCGAAAGCGAAGACAGCAACCGGATCACCGCCCGCTCAATGCTTGAATTGCTGAGTGCAGCCTATGCGCTCAATCCGGCTTTCGGAGAAGCAGAAGTGCTCGAGATTGGCGTCGATCTGCGACCTGCGTTTCCCGACAACCTGCCCCGTATCCGCAGGCATGAATCAACCATCTATGCCAACGGACTTTTTCGCCACGGTTACTTGCTCGCTCCCGCTTTGGCGCGAGGCGTCGCCGACTTGGCGCTCGACAATCAATCCTCGGAGATGGTGGATGAAGATTTTGCTTAA
- a CDS encoding ABC transporter permease encodes MKALPAFAAIIFAVTLWQAIVSLTGLPKFILPGPVQVAETWWQNRLVIAEHTLVTAMEVMIGLAIGTALGIVTAIQLATSRAARVLVQPLLVFTQALPVFALAPILTLWLGFGLWSKVAMAVLIIYFPVTSAFFDGLMRTPQGYLDLATTMQANPRRVLLHIRIPAALPSLASGIRLAAVYAPIGAVIGEWVGASKGLGYLMLLANGRAKTDLMFAAMLTLGLFSVLLHLAIRFATRNLGKHDSQ; translated from the coding sequence GTGAAAGCTCTACCGGCATTCGCCGCAATCATCTTTGCAGTTACCCTCTGGCAAGCAATTGTCTCCCTCACCGGCCTGCCAAAGTTCATTCTTCCCGGTCCGGTGCAAGTTGCAGAAACGTGGTGGCAAAACCGCTTAGTGATCGCAGAACACACCTTGGTAACTGCAATGGAGGTGATGATCGGCCTCGCGATTGGCACAGCGCTTGGCATTGTCACCGCAATCCAGCTCGCCACATCCCGCGCGGCGCGGGTTTTGGTGCAGCCCCTTCTTGTCTTTACTCAAGCGCTGCCTGTTTTTGCCCTCGCACCAATCCTGACACTTTGGCTTGGCTTCGGCCTTTGGTCCAAAGTCGCCATGGCCGTATTGATCATCTACTTCCCTGTAACATCTGCCTTCTTCGACGGCCTCATGCGAACGCCACAAGGTTACTTGGATCTTGCCACAACCATGCAAGCCAACCCGCGGCGCGTCCTCTTGCACATCCGAATTCCGGCCGCCTTGCCGTCGCTGGCATCCGGAATTCGCCTCGCTGCCGTTTACGCGCCAATTGGCGCCGTGATCGGTGAGTGGGTCGGTGCTTCGAAGGGGCTCGGATATCTGATGCTACTGGCCAACGGCCGCGCAAAGACCGACTTGATGTTCGCGGCTATGCTGACGCTCGGACTTTTTTCGGTGCTGCTACATCTCGCGATCCGATTTGCCACACGCAACCTTGGCAAGCACGACTCCCAATAG
- a CDS encoding thiamine phosphate synthase, with amino-acid sequence MTLHRFYPIFDHSRWLTRVLPLGVKLVQLRIKDQPDSIVAEQIALSQDLCRQHGATLVINDYWQAAIDAGCEWVHLGQEDLEEADLSAIRRAGLKLGVSTHDDAELDRALAVAPDYIALGPVYPTILKKMKWHEQGLPRLTEWKARVGKIPLVGIGGMSVERAEGVFAAGADIISVVTDITLNADPERRVEQWIDATR; translated from the coding sequence ATGACCTTACACCGTTTCTACCCCATCTTTGACCATAGCCGCTGGCTTACGCGCGTGCTTCCTCTGGGCGTGAAACTGGTGCAGCTGCGGATCAAAGATCAGCCGGATAGCATCGTGGCAGAGCAAATTGCCCTATCCCAAGACCTCTGCCGACAACACGGTGCCACTCTGGTGATTAACGATTATTGGCAGGCAGCCATCGACGCAGGATGCGAGTGGGTTCATCTGGGACAAGAAGATCTTGAAGAAGCCGATCTCTCCGCCATCCGCAGGGCCGGATTGAAACTCGGGGTGTCCACACATGATGACGCGGAACTGGACCGCGCACTCGCCGTTGCGCCGGACTATATCGCGCTTGGCCCCGTGTATCCGACCATCCTCAAAAAAATGAAATGGCATGAGCAAGGGCTTCCGCGACTGACTGAATGGAAAGCCCGCGTCGGGAAAATCCCACTTGTGGGCATCGGGGGCATGTCCGTCGAACGGGCTGAGGGTGTATTTGCCGCCGGTGCCGACATCATTTCTGTCGTTACCGATATCACTCTGAACGCTGACCCGGAGAGGCGCGTCGAACAATGGATTGACGCCACACGATGA
- a CDS encoding HesA/MoeB/ThiF family protein, with amino-acid sequence MNRYARQTILPEVGETGQAKLSAAKILVVGAGGLAAPVLPLLATAGIGQITIIDGDFIDLSNLHRQTLFGERDCGRLKAETAAARLMERNSGITVHALSTRLTPDNALGLLAEVDLVLDCADNYAVSYLLSDLCLEAQIPLISASVLAFGGYVGGFCAKAPSLRAVFPEAPESAANCATAGVLGPVVGVIGAMQAQMALNTILQLEPSPLGHLFQLDARTMRASSFRFDDASEPATAFRFVSAAALTATDTIIDLRSVEEAPKPAHPKALRILPQDLAKNLTPKNQRLALCCQTGLRAWRTAENIQSIWPDEIVLVAASAS; translated from the coding sequence ATGAACCGCTACGCCAGACAGACGATCCTTCCCGAAGTCGGCGAGACAGGGCAGGCAAAACTTTCGGCTGCCAAAATTCTGGTCGTCGGGGCCGGAGGACTGGCTGCACCAGTTCTGCCTCTACTTGCTACAGCCGGAATTGGTCAGATAACGATCATCGACGGTGACTTCATCGATCTATCCAACCTCCATCGCCAGACGCTGTTTGGCGAGCGTGATTGCGGTCGACTCAAGGCGGAAACTGCGGCCGCGCGCCTCATGGAACGCAACAGTGGAATAACGGTGCATGCACTGAGCACGCGACTAACTCCCGACAACGCTCTCGGATTATTGGCCGAGGTCGATCTCGTCCTTGACTGTGCCGACAATTACGCAGTCAGTTATCTGCTTAGCGATCTCTGCCTGGAAGCCCAAATCCCCCTGATAAGTGCGTCCGTTCTGGCATTTGGTGGCTACGTTGGAGGATTTTGCGCCAAAGCCCCTTCGCTGCGGGCAGTTTTCCCCGAGGCTCCGGAAAGCGCTGCGAATTGCGCGACCGCAGGCGTTCTTGGACCCGTTGTCGGCGTGATCGGCGCAATGCAGGCGCAGATGGCACTAAACACTATTCTTCAGCTGGAACCCTCGCCTTTGGGGCATCTCTTTCAGCTGGACGCACGCACAATGCGCGCCAGCAGTTTTCGGTTTGATGATGCGTCAGAACCGGCCACTGCGTTTCGGTTCGTTTCAGCCGCCGCACTGACGGCGACAGACACCATAATCGACCTGCGATCTGTCGAGGAAGCGCCAAAACCTGCGCACCCCAAGGCCCTCCGAATTCTACCGCAGGACCTTGCTAAGAACCTGACACCCAAAAATCAGCGTCTCGCGCTCTGCTGCCAAACCGGTCTGCGCGCCTGGCGCACAGCCGAAAACATTCAATCTATTTGGCCTGACGAGATCGTGCTCGTCGCGGCCTCAGCATCATGA
- a CDS encoding ABC transporter substrate-binding protein: MKYLITALAMLAAAPAAAADKMTVLLDWFINPDHGPIIIAQENGYFADQGLEVEIVPPADPSAPPRLVAAGQADLAVSYQPQLHLQIHEGLPLKRVGTLVATPLNCLLVLEDGPIKSPADLRNKKIGFSVAGVEEAVLDAVLGNHGVSTDDIEMINVNFSLSPSLMSGQVDAVIGAFRNFELNQMDIEGVAGRCFYIEEEGVPSYDELIYVANPDRMDTDKVERFLAATEKATQYIVNNPQKSWEIFAATSTELQDELNARAWVDTLPRFALRPAGFDAGRYARFEQFLLDSGMINSLNPVDEITIDVTAK; the protein is encoded by the coding sequence ATGAAATATCTCATCACGGCCTTGGCGATGCTGGCCGCCGCGCCCGCGGCTGCAGCAGACAAAATGACCGTTCTGCTGGACTGGTTCATCAATCCCGACCACGGGCCGATCATCATTGCGCAGGAAAACGGCTACTTTGCCGACCAGGGTCTCGAAGTTGAGATTGTACCGCCAGCCGACCCCTCCGCGCCGCCGCGTCTTGTCGCCGCCGGCCAGGCCGATCTCGCTGTTTCCTACCAGCCACAACTGCACTTGCAGATCCATGAGGGCCTGCCGCTCAAGCGCGTTGGCACTCTCGTCGCCACACCTCTCAACTGTCTTCTCGTTCTCGAAGACGGCCCGATCAAATCTCCGGCTGATCTAAGGAACAAGAAAATCGGCTTTTCCGTCGCCGGCGTAGAAGAGGCAGTCTTGGACGCTGTTCTCGGCAATCACGGCGTCAGCACCGACGACATCGAGATGATCAATGTCAATTTCTCGCTTTCTCCGTCGCTGATGTCCGGCCAGGTAGACGCCGTTATCGGCGCCTTCCGCAACTTTGAACTCAACCAGATGGACATCGAAGGCGTTGCTGGCCGCTGCTTTTACATAGAAGAAGAAGGTGTGCCGTCTTACGACGAGTTGATTTATGTGGCCAACCCGGACCGCATGGACACCGATAAGGTGGAACGCTTTCTTGCGGCGACAGAAAAAGCGACCCAATACATCGTCAACAACCCCCAAAAAAGCTGGGAAATATTTGCAGCCACCTCGACCGAACTGCAAGACGAACTGAACGCACGTGCATGGGTCGATACACTGCCCCGCTTCGCCTTGCGACCGGCAGGCTTTGACGCGGGGCGCTATGCACGTTTTGAACAGTTCCTGCTCGACAGCGGCATGATCAACAGCCTGAACCCGGTTGACGAAATCACCATCGACGTGACTGCCAAATGA